The genomic segment GGACACGGCGCGGGTTAACTACTTGACTAACAGAGACGCAAACGTGGCCCGGGGTATCCGCTGATTTTATCGAATTTGGACTTGCAAAGTCCGACTGTTATTTGTCAATGCTTTAGCCGTCGAGAGGGGGGAGGGGGTGGCGGTGGGTCTTGGCGTCGGGCAGAGGGTGGGGAGGGGTGGGGTATTAACGATAGGGTAAACGCGAGTGTCGTAGTCCGGAGGAGCGGCACAGCGACGAAGCGGCAGAGCTGTGGACGGCCAACGCGAGTCGGAGGGGGAGGGGGGGTGGGGGGGTGGCATGGATCCTCGCGGAGCGAGGGATCGCGACGACGGACCGGGGACGGGATGGGCGGTTTTCGGGCACAAAACTCCCTTCCGCTGTGGTGGAGCGGCAGACACAAAGTATGCGCGGTTTCGGACGAGCGGGCTGTGATCGTGGTCACGATCAAAAGCTCTCGGTGTTCTTTGGTCGCGCACCGCTCCTGAGAGGCGGCGGTCTATACAAACGCTGCGCTTCGCGCAGGTAGGGGTGGGGGGGTGGGTAGGAGCGGAACCGAAGTTGGGCGCTCGGCGTATCTGCATTGTTGACATGCCTAGCGATCTAGGGGTAGAGTGCGTATACCTAGATATCGAGAGGTAACGAATGGCAACGAAGGACCTTCAAGGAACGCTGGAACTGCTTGTGCTCAGGACGCTGGCGGCGACCGGGGCAATGCATGGGTATGGGATTGTGCAGCATATCCAGCGGGCGTCCGAGGACCTGCTCCGGGTGGAAGAGGGGTCGCTGTACCCGGCTCTGCACCGGATGGAGCAGAACGGCTGGATCGAGTCGGAGTGGGCGCTGACGGACAGCAAGCGCCGGGCGAAGTATTACACGCTGACGGCGCAGGGACAGCGGCAGCTCAAGCAGGCCGAGGAGAGCTTCGATGAGCTGGTGAAGGGGGTAAGGGCCGTTCTGCGCTACGCGTAAGACGGCAGGGACCAGGCACCAGGCACCAGGCACCAG from the Occallatibacter riparius genome contains:
- a CDS encoding PadR family transcriptional regulator, giving the protein MATKDLQGTLELLVLRTLAATGAMHGYGIVQHIQRASEDLLRVEEGSLYPALHRMEQNGWIESEWALTDSKRRAKYYTLTAQGQRQLKQAEESFDELVKGVRAVLRYA